In Spirochaeta thermophila DSM 6578, the following proteins share a genomic window:
- a CDS encoding YebC/PmpR family DNA-binding transcriptional regulator, with product MSGHSKWATIRHKKAAMDAKRGKVFTKLIKEISVAARTGGGDPEANPRLRTAILKAKAANMPKENIERAIKKGTGELEGADYTEIVYEAYGPGGVAIIIEALTDNKNRTASEVRHILSKHGGSLGETGCVSYLFKKRGLITFDATKYTEDEIIEAALEAGAEDVSSDGEVIEVLTDPSSFEEVQQGLTEKGFEYETAEISLIPDARITVDKETAEKVLRLIEALEDNDDVQSVSTNLELPDDMTVE from the coding sequence ATGTCAGGACATAGTAAATGGGCGACGATCCGGCACAAGAAGGCCGCGATGGACGCCAAGCGTGGTAAGGTCTTCACAAAACTCATCAAGGAGATCTCGGTAGCAGCTCGGACAGGAGGTGGAGATCCTGAGGCCAATCCCCGACTCCGCACGGCGATCCTCAAGGCAAAAGCCGCCAACATGCCCAAGGAAAACATAGAGCGGGCCATCAAGAAAGGGACGGGGGAACTCGAAGGAGCGGACTACACCGAAATCGTCTACGAGGCCTACGGACCGGGGGGAGTTGCCATCATCATCGAAGCCCTCACCGACAACAAGAACCGCACGGCTTCGGAGGTGAGGCACATCCTGTCCAAGCACGGTGGATCGTTGGGAGAAACCGGGTGTGTCTCCTACCTCTTCAAAAAGCGGGGCCTCATCACCTTCGATGCGACAAAATACACCGAGGATGAGATCATCGAGGCAGCGTTGGAAGCAGGGGCCGAGGACGTCTCCTCCGACGGGGAAGTGATAGAGGTACTCACCGACCCCTCGTCTTTCGAGGAAGTCCAGCAGGGCCTCACGGAGAAAGGGTTCGAATATGAGACCGCCGAGATAAGCCTCATCCCGGACGCCCGTATCACCGTGGACAAGGAGACGGCGGAGAAGGTGCTCAGGCTCATCGAGGCGCTCGAGGACAACGATGACGTCCAATCGGTCTCCACGAACCTGGAACTCCCCGACGACATGACTGTGGAATGA
- a CDS encoding coproporphyrinogen-III oxidase family protein — MKPFLDMESVRAILEGRGGYPVSVYVHVPFCARRCRYCDFFSVAGAGERVMEGYVERVLEVLEQMFVLLRPSEIPTVYVGGGTPNVLPLRLWERLLTGVRERVRVWGRPVEWTVEVNPEWVDEEKVRVLGEVGVTRVSLGVQGLDEGFLRLMGRGAGRREVERAVEVLAGWGGRVSVDLLAGRPRGMSGDVVRELEEVRGWGVGHVSVYGLTVEEGTVLGAMVRRGEVVMPGEEELAGEWEAICRWFGERGFVRYEVSNFALPGEECLHNLRYWRLEPYLGVGPSAVSTLPGKEGPVRVRQVRDVGRFVAEGGVWEEVEVIGPQAFLLEWFMMGLRTREGVEGERFRRVWGVGVEEVLGEVGRRWCGWGVAEMGESGVRLSEHGLDILDSLLKDIAILIWEKQIGKPLWP, encoded by the coding sequence GTGAAGCCTTTCCTCGATATGGAGTCGGTGAGGGCCATCCTCGAGGGGAGGGGGGGGTATCCAGTCTCGGTCTACGTGCATGTGCCGTTCTGTGCCCGGCGATGCCGGTACTGCGACTTCTTCAGCGTGGCGGGGGCGGGTGAGAGGGTCATGGAGGGGTACGTGGAACGGGTGCTGGAGGTGCTGGAGCAGATGTTCGTCCTCCTCCGACCGTCGGAGATTCCCACGGTGTACGTGGGTGGGGGGACGCCGAACGTGCTCCCCCTGCGGTTGTGGGAGCGGCTCCTCACGGGGGTGCGGGAGCGGGTGAGGGTGTGGGGAAGGCCTGTGGAGTGGACCGTGGAGGTGAATCCGGAGTGGGTGGATGAGGAGAAGGTAAGGGTGCTCGGAGAGGTGGGGGTGACGCGGGTGAGTTTGGGGGTGCAGGGGTTGGATGAGGGGTTTCTCCGGCTCATGGGAAGGGGGGCGGGGAGGAGGGAGGTGGAGCGCGCGGTGGAGGTGCTCGCGGGCTGGGGGGGGCGGGTGAGTGTGGATCTTCTGGCAGGGAGGCCGAGGGGGATGAGCGGGGATGTGGTGCGGGAGCTCGAGGAGGTGAGGGGATGGGGGGTGGGGCATGTGTCGGTGTACGGGCTCACGGTGGAGGAGGGGACGGTGCTGGGGGCGATGGTGAGACGGGGGGAGGTGGTGATGCCGGGCGAGGAGGAGCTGGCGGGGGAGTGGGAGGCGATCTGCAGGTGGTTCGGAGAGCGGGGGTTCGTACGCTATGAGGTGTCGAACTTTGCGTTGCCGGGCGAGGAGTGCCTCCACAACCTGCGGTACTGGAGGCTGGAGCCGTACCTGGGGGTGGGGCCCTCGGCTGTCTCGACGTTGCCGGGGAAGGAGGGGCCCGTGCGGGTGCGGCAGGTGCGGGATGTGGGGCGGTTCGTGGCAGAGGGGGGTGTGTGGGAGGAGGTGGAGGTGATCGGCCCACAGGCGTTTCTCCTGGAGTGGTTCATGATGGGGTTGCGTACGAGGGAGGGAGTGGAGGGGGAGCGGTTCCGGAGGGTGTGGGGGGTGGGGGTGGAGGAGGTGCTGGGGGAGGTGGGACGGCGCTGGTGCGGGTGGGGGGTGGCCGAGATGGGGGAGAGCGGAGTACGGCTCTCGGAGCACGGACTCGACATCCTTGACTCTCTCCTCAAGGATATCGCTATTCTCATCTGGGAAAAGCAGATAGGCAAACCGCTCTGGCCCTGA
- the lepB gene encoding signal peptidase I, translating into MRERIFASRQERRRQMKILWIKRLLLVAVLFNLLQMCALRTYRLDSEVMAPLYRRGAFLVATPLAYGLDLDWLGVPLPRWREPSRGDVVVAVSPLWDPPEGATGGGIRLLDYVTGGRWIPGPEWRVHYVVLRVVGLPGERIRVRDDVVYVRGADERGWVSEEVLLPGMTRLRGGGEGPPPFDRVIPGLQEEMVLGEGEYFLVGDNRRLVADSRIFGPFERWRIRAMVVWAPIRGGGAE; encoded by the coding sequence GTGAGAGAGCGGATCTTCGCTTCGCGTCAGGAGCGAAGACGGCAGATGAAAATCCTCTGGATCAAACGGCTCCTCCTCGTGGCGGTGTTGTTCAATCTCCTCCAGATGTGTGCCCTGCGCACCTACCGGCTCGACTCCGAGGTGATGGCGCCTCTGTATCGCCGAGGGGCCTTTCTCGTGGCGACCCCCCTCGCCTATGGGCTCGATCTGGACTGGCTCGGTGTTCCGCTCCCCCGTTGGCGTGAGCCGTCCCGGGGGGATGTGGTGGTGGCGGTGTCGCCCCTCTGGGATCCTCCGGAAGGGGCTACGGGTGGAGGGATACGGCTCCTCGACTATGTGACGGGCGGGCGTTGGATACCGGGGCCGGAATGGCGGGTCCACTATGTGGTGCTCCGGGTGGTGGGGCTCCCGGGCGAGCGGATACGGGTGCGCGACGATGTGGTGTACGTGCGAGGCGCTGACGAGAGGGGGTGGGTCTCGGAGGAGGTGCTCCTCCCGGGGATGACGCGGCTGCGGGGTGGCGGTGAGGGGCCGCCTCCGTTCGACAGGGTGATCCCGGGCCTCCAGGAGGAGATGGTGCTCGGCGAGGGTGAGTACTTCCTCGTGGGAGACAACCGGCGCCTGGTGGCGGATTCCCGGATCTTCGGGCCTTTCGAGCGGTGGCGGATACGTGCCATGGTGGTGTGGGCGCCGATCCGAGGAGGGGGGGCGGAGTGA
- the lepB gene encoding signal peptidase I produces the protein MKEFSSRLVEKTEALLTWRARRKARKKQREAAIRARRNTLLKKLGGLLRELVETVLIVLVIQQYLIQAYVIPSGSMEQTLMIGDRVMVDKLTFGPEILPTVGKLPGLSSPKRGDIVVFENPSYISPGVAFEILHRFIYMMTLSLVDINRDEQGNPRAQLLVKRAVGTAGDRVRLERGEVFYWFPGEGGWIAERALLGKGVRFSYRPQRLVSPDMYPLLEKAARAVVWFSEGFTPDLEGRAAYQRIADSKELVDYYAFELYQMGERARLHPEEHDYARIWWQGAMGWYIPPGRLLPLGDNRDNSRDGRYFGTVSLRKVLGRPIFRFWPPARIGGVR, from the coding sequence ATGAAGGAGTTCTCATCCCGGCTCGTGGAGAAGACCGAGGCGTTACTCACCTGGAGGGCGCGACGCAAGGCGAGGAAGAAACAGCGGGAGGCTGCGATCAGGGCCAGGCGAAATACGCTCCTCAAAAAACTGGGGGGGCTGCTCAGGGAACTGGTGGAGACGGTGCTCATCGTTCTGGTGATTCAGCAGTACCTCATCCAGGCCTATGTGATCCCCTCCGGCTCCATGGAACAGACGCTCATGATCGGCGACAGGGTGATGGTGGACAAGCTCACGTTCGGTCCGGAGATCCTCCCTACCGTGGGGAAGCTGCCGGGTCTGAGCTCGCCGAAGCGGGGTGACATCGTGGTGTTCGAAAACCCCTCGTACATCAGTCCGGGGGTGGCGTTCGAGATTCTCCACCGTTTCATCTACATGATGACACTGAGCCTGGTGGACATCAATCGCGACGAACAGGGCAATCCTCGGGCTCAGCTCCTCGTGAAACGGGCGGTGGGTACGGCGGGGGACAGGGTGAGGCTCGAAAGGGGAGAGGTCTTCTACTGGTTTCCCGGCGAGGGGGGATGGATCGCCGAGCGGGCTCTCCTCGGAAAGGGGGTGAGGTTCTCCTATCGTCCCCAGCGGTTGGTGTCTCCTGACATGTACCCTCTCTTGGAGAAGGCGGCCCGGGCGGTGGTGTGGTTCTCGGAAGGGTTCACGCCCGATCTCGAAGGGCGGGCCGCCTATCAGCGGATCGCAGACAGCAAGGAACTCGTCGACTACTATGCGTTTGAGCTCTACCAGATGGGCGAACGTGCGCGGCTTCACCCCGAGGAGCACGACTATGCGCGCATCTGGTGGCAGGGGGCGATGGGGTGGTACATCCCGCCGGGAAGGCTCCTCCCTCTGGGTGACAATAGGGACAACTCGAGGGATGGTCGGTACTTCGGGACGGTCTCGCTCAGGAAGGTGCTCGGGCGGCCGATTTTCCGCTTCTGGCCGCCTGCGAGGATCGGAGGGGTGAGGTGA